CAAGGATACCAACCTTTAATTTGCTCATCTTAAAGCCTCCCGTTGATTGTTATATCATATTAATATGTAAGACAAATGCCTTTTGTGTGTTCGCCGTATGCGTACATTTGTCTTTCTATTGGATATATTACTCTCTTTATACATAAAAATCAACTGTTTTCTTTTAATTATTCATAATTTGTATAATATGATTAATGAGATAAGCAAAAAAACACTTTTTTTGTTTATTTTTTATTTATATTTCTAACCAGCAACGTTGACAAGAGATTCTAATCTTCCCCGCGGATAAACCGCCTTTTTCCTATCATCTTTTTAGGCACCGGCCCAATTTGTTCCTCGTCAAAATCCATCTTCACACGCATAGCATGGGTAAGCTTTGACGCACACTCCTGGCAGACTCTTCCAGAACGTATGTCGATGCTACACATCTCACATTTAATAAATATGGGGGAATTCTCGGGTATCTCAAGCCTTCCTTCTTTTAAGTATTGATTTATCCTATCTAAGCTGATACCAGTCACTTCTGAAACCTCCATGGCCGGCGCTACACCATTTTCATAAATATAGTTCTTAACTCTCATAAAATCTTCTTCATCCAGCTTTTTGCAAGCAGGGCAATAAAAATGTCCATAGCCTAAATAACTAAACATTCTGCCGCATCGCACACACATTTTTGGTTCTCCCAGTTGTCCATCTGGATTTATCTTCGCTGCCAGAACCTTTCTAGAATCTCTCATAGGCTTGCCTCCTCTTGTAAAACATCACTACAATTACCTGCTTTTATTATAACTCATATTAACAATTAGTCAATGAATAGAACGGTTCATAAATCTGAAAAACCTAGCTGTTTCAATGCTCTTTTGGGAAAATAATACACAATCTGGTTGCTTCTCATTTGGCATAACAGGAAGTTTTTGTATATATATGCATAACAAGAGAGGGCAGTATTCACCTGCCCTCTCTAATATTCGTTCATAAACCCAAACAAT
The nucleotide sequence above comes from Anaerocolumna cellulosilytica. Encoded proteins:
- a CDS encoding MerR family transcriptional regulator, which encodes MRDSRKVLAAKINPDGQLGEPKMCVRCGRMFSYLGYGHFYCPACKKLDEEDFMRVKNYIYENGVAPAMEVSEVTGISLDRINQYLKEGRLEIPENSPIFIKCEMCSIDIRSGRVCQECASKLTHAMRVKMDFDEEQIGPVPKKMIGKRRFIRGED